One window of the Zea mays cultivar B73 chromosome 3, Zm-B73-REFERENCE-NAM-5.0, whole genome shotgun sequence genome contains the following:
- the LOC100278132 gene encoding uncharacterized protein isoform X4 yields MQREMVHGHGDGNHHQHQQLPRYSAAAAATGVARASKKSKPKKIPQRGLGVAQLEKLRIEEQKMEGSMPVSGPTHLGVGVGGFGHLLPMHPPPHAPLPLLPRPGADGGVHCGYPSVLWDPASASAVADPMKHPFYKRSLCPLPPLPTWHGQVSVGLSLTAASSSHPTEPPSNQMYSSGGGGAETAAAEDDEDREAAGVDRPWPLVFEGLNTTAFRTTAAGKAPLAVAARTTREAAAAAAGLPDACAAADLSRYEFSRATTNYYRTSPASACSLNASFPDWSSPELGHCKSSKEKEPAPAYLTLSAQPAPRGKQPPPALPSIKLPELGHWGVMQPPQHGSASASSSASASRPFYSFMPAGPVRIDRPRIGIKADDASDGVDLELKL; encoded by the exons ATGCAACGGGAGATGGTGCATGGGCACGGCGACGGCAACCACCACCAACACCAGCAGCTGCCGAGGTACAGCGCCGCCGCGGCCGCCACCGGCGTGGCGCGGGCGTCGAAGAAGAGCAAGCCCAAGAAGatcccgcagcgcggcctcggCGTGGCGCAGCTCGAGAAGCTCCGGATCGAGGAGCAGAAGATGGAGGGATCCATGCCGGTGTCGGGGCCCACGCACctcggcgtcggcgtcggcgggTTCGGCCACCTACTCCCGATGCACCCTCCGCCACACGCGCCGCTCCCGCTTCTGCCGAGGCCCGGCGCGGACGGCGGCGTGCACTGCGGCTACCCTTCGGTGCTCTGGGACCCAGCGTCGGCGTCGGCGGTGGCGGACCCCATGAAGCACCCGTTCTACAAGAGGAGCCTGTGCCCGCTCCCTCCGCTTCCAACG TGGCATGGGCAGGTGAGCGTGGGCCTGTCGCTGACGGCGGCGTCGTCGAGCCACCCAACGGAGCCCCCTTCAAACCAAATGtacagcagcggcggcggcggcgcggagaCTGCGGCGGCGGAGGACGACGAGGACAGG GAGGCGGCCGGCGTGGACAGACCCTGGCCCTTGGTGTTCGAGGGCTTGAACACGACCGCCTTCCGGACGACGGCGGCGGGGAAGGCCCCTCTCGCAGTCGCCGCCAGGACAACGAgagaggccgccgccgccgccgctggctTGCCAGACGCCTGTGCCGCCGCCGACCTGAGCAGATACGAGTTCAGCAGAGCCACCACGAACTATTACAG GACTAGCCCGGCCTCCGCCTGCAGCTTGAACGCGAGTTTTCCAGACTGGTCATCGCCGGAGTTGGGGCACTGCAAGAGCAGCAAGGAGAAGGAGCCTGCCCCTGCCTACCTCACCTTGAGCGCGCAGCCTGCGCCACGCGGGAAGCAGCCTCCTCCTGCGCTCCCCTCGATCAAACTCCCGGAGTTGGGTCACTGGGGCGTCATGCAGCCTCCTCAG CACGGGAGCGCTTCGGCGTCGTCGTCCGCGTCGGCGTCGCGGCCGTTCTACAGCTTCATGCCGGCTGGTCCGGTTCGCATCGACAGACCCCGGATCGGGATCAAGGCCGACGACGCCTCTGACGGCGTCGACCTGGAACTGAAGCTGTGA